From candidate division WOR-3 bacterium, a single genomic window includes:
- a CDS encoding Asp-tRNA(Asn)/Glu-tRNA(Gln) amidotransferase subunit GatC: MREFDIDKLLKLARLYLSPEAKEKLKPSLLKIVEYFQTIRGFREKSPPTSFSEFPCPRRQEEERVHEGLKLTPDYLQGLPNYENGYFRVPKMRE, encoded by the coding sequence ATGCGAGAATTTGATATTGATAAGTTACTAAAATTAGCCCGACTCTATCTTTCCCCGGAGGCAAAAGAGAAACTTAAGCCTTCCCTTCTCAAAATTGTGGAATACTTCCAGACGATAAGAGGGTTTCGGGAAAAATCCCCCCCCACTTCATTTTCCGAATTTCCTTGCCCCCGGCGGCAAGAGGAAGAGCGGGTCCACGAAGGATTAAAACTCACTCCCGATTACCTCCAAGGTCTACCGAACTATGAGAATGGTTATTTTCGGGTGCCCAAGATGCGAGAATGA
- a CDS encoding DUF5665 domain-containing protein, translating into MNGDLFGLKELSNYLGRKRKIFFLNFLAGIARGLGFAIGMTIIFAFLLLILRKFVSVPFLGRYIAQLLEIIETQRALPR; encoded by the coding sequence GTGAACGGTGATCTTTTTGGTCTGAAGGAACTTTCCAATTATTTGGGGAGGAAGCGAAAAATTTTCTTTCTCAATTTTCTGGCGGGGATTGCCCGGGGATTAGGTTTTGCCATCGGGATGACCATCATCTTCGCCTTCCTTCTCTTAATCTTGCGAAAATTTGTCTCTGTCCCCTTCCTCGGTAGATATATCGCCCAATTATTAGAAATCATTGAGACCCAGAGGGCGCTTCCCAGATGA
- a CDS encoding FlgD immunoglobulin-like domain containing protein, with protein MFWRRKIIFGLLSFFLALKGEETTLLVPPFSHTLGIYRVSSFHLNLYFGDFKIDDPQGIAAIKFAEDDDPTTTRDDHILTLLAVNSGQGQIVYNQGLLKMEIFGKKGSGEGEFLFPKGIAAHRDNLVWVADWGNDRIVQLRYKDKRLYWDRIFFAPVTKPYGVAVDSKKNVYFTEPESSKIYICDSLGNIIRIIKEEVFHPTALAVIDKDDPYNFYGEEFLVVADFRNKRLQKFTLSGRLLEYTDVRGIGMSEAEFSYLAIDYHGNVFATDTVLNCIHKFDRFLNYLTSFGKEGSGKGEFYKPRGIAIGRKYGQVFVSEKTGGQYYWTGLDSYFLGLFPDSFSREKPGTTVALYLTDISEISLSIFDEKGNRVREISSFITSQAGEVLIAWDGRDEKGEIVPPGRYQLKITCRLPYGGGKRFKKEVEGYVYVQ; from the coding sequence ATGTTTTGGCGAAGGAAGATAATTTTCGGATTGCTCTCTTTCTTTCTCGCCTTAAAAGGGGAGGAGACAACCCTCTTAGTCCCGCCTTTTTCCCATACCCTCGGCATCTATCGGGTCTCTTCCTTCCACTTAAATCTCTATTTTGGCGATTTTAAGATTGATGACCCCCAAGGGATTGCGGCTATAAAATTTGCCGAGGATGATGACCCCACAACCACCCGCGATGACCACATCTTAACCCTCTTGGCGGTCAATTCTGGTCAGGGGCAGATTGTTTATAATCAGGGACTATTAAAGATGGAGATTTTCGGTAAAAAGGGGAGCGGGGAGGGAGAATTCCTCTTCCCTAAGGGGATTGCTGCCCATCGGGATAATTTAGTTTGGGTGGCGGATTGGGGGAATGATCGGATTGTCCAGTTGCGGTATAAAGATAAGAGATTGTATTGGGATAGGATCTTCTTTGCCCCGGTAACCAAACCTTATGGAGTGGCGGTTGATAGTAAGAAGAATGTCTACTTTACAGAGCCGGAAAGTTCTAAAATTTATATCTGTGATAGTTTGGGGAATATCATTCGGATAATCAAAGAGGAGGTTTTCCATCCCACCGCGCTGGCGGTTATTGACAAAGATGACCCGTATAATTTCTACGGCGAGGAGTTTCTGGTGGTGGCTGATTTCCGGAATAAGAGGTTACAAAAATTCACCCTTTCCGGAAGGCTTTTAGAATATACCGATGTTCGGGGAATCGGGATGAGCGAGGCGGAATTCTCTTACCTGGCGATTGACTACCACGGCAATGTCTTTGCTACGGATACCGTCTTAAATTGTATCCATAAATTTGACCGTTTCTTAAACTACCTCACCTCTTTCGGCAAAGAAGGGAGCGGCAAGGGAGAATTTTATAAACCGCGGGGGATTGCGATTGGCCGGAAATACGGACAGGTCTTCGTGAGCGAAAAGACCGGTGGGCAGTATTACTGGACGGGATTAGATTCCTATTTTCTCGGTCTCTTTCCCGACTCCTTTAGTCGAGAAAAACCCGGAACGACCGTCGCTCTCTATCTTACTGATATTAGCGAAATCTCCCTCTCCATCTTTGATGAAAAAGGAAATCGGGTAAGGGAGATTTCTTCTTTTATCACTTCCCAGGCGGGCGAGGTTCTCATCGCCTGGGACGGCCGGGACGAGAAGGGGGAGATTGTGCCGCCCGGTCGTTACCAATTAAAGATTACCTGCCGTTTACCCTACGGGGGAGGAAAGAGGTTTAAGAAGGAAGTGGAGGGCTATGTTTATGTGCAATAG
- a CDS encoding HD domain-containing protein, with translation MINLKDLEKDEEVLTFLKEADRQLLAIGYTEHGIRHSKLVAARARAILLRLKFPKREAELAAIAGFLHDIGNLVNRERHEESGALIALSILKRLGMPLAEVSKVVSALGNHHEETSNITSPITAALILADKSDVHSSRVRNPDYIKFDIHDRVNYAVKKSELTVDSKKRKIILNLAIDTKIAPIMEYFEIFLSRMLISRRAADFLGCQFELFINGVKVV, from the coding sequence GTGATTAATCTTAAAGACTTAGAGAAGGATGAGGAGGTATTAACTTTCTTAAAAGAGGCGGACCGACAGTTACTGGCGATCGGCTATACCGAACACGGTATTAGACATTCGAAATTGGTGGCGGCTCGCGCCCGCGCCATTCTTTTGCGCCTCAAATTTCCCAAAAGGGAAGCGGAATTGGCAGCCATTGCTGGTTTTTTGCACGATATCGGGAATCTGGTGAATCGGGAAAGACACGAAGAGAGTGGGGCGCTGATCGCTTTAAGTATCTTAAAGAGGTTGGGAATGCCTCTGGCGGAGGTGAGTAAAGTGGTCTCGGCATTAGGGAATCATCATGAAGAGACGAGCAATATCACTTCTCCCATCACTGCCGCCTTAATTTTGGCTGATAAATCGGATGTCCATTCTTCCCGGGTGCGAAATCCCGACTACATTAAATTTGATATCCACGATCGGGTGAATTACGCGGTGAAAAAAAGTGAACTGACCGTTGACTCCAAAAAGAGAAAGATAATTCTCAATTTGGCGATTGACACGAAAATTGCCCCGATTATGGAATACTTTGAAATCTTTCTCTCCCGGATGCTCATCTCTCGGCGGGCGGCTGACTTTTTAGGTTGTCAATTTGAATTATTCATCAATGGGGTGAAGGTGGTGTGA
- the argF gene encoding ornithine carbamoyltransferase, which translates to MRKKRDFLSIKDFTEKEIYNLFKKAKELKLTIKKRGRINLLKGKIGALVFEKPSLRTRVTFETALKEMGGDAIYLAPQDIGLGKRESVADVARNLSLWVSLIIARTFSHTTCEELARFAKIPVINALSDLEHPCQVLGDFLTIYEIKKKRLNKVKIGWLGDGNNVCHSLILGAAILGCDLIVGTPRGYEPNEKVLAEAKGFALKSGAEIKLTNNPKEAVRDREFIYTDVWASMGQENEAPVRRKIFWEFQVNKDLLSFAPLEVKVMHCLPAHRGEEITDEVLDGPNSIVLLQAENRLHIQRAIIAYLLS; encoded by the coding sequence ATGAGAAAAAAGAGGGACTTTTTATCAATTAAGGATTTTACCGAAAAGGAGATTTATAACCTTTTTAAGAAGGCAAAGGAGTTAAAGTTAACGATTAAGAAGAGGGGGCGGATCAATCTCCTTAAAGGAAAGATTGGGGCATTGGTTTTTGAGAAGCCCTCCTTACGCACCCGGGTGACTTTTGAGACCGCCTTAAAGGAGATGGGAGGGGATGCCATCTACTTGGCGCCCCAAGATATCGGTTTGGGGAAAAGGGAGAGTGTGGCGGATGTGGCACGGAATCTCTCCCTTTGGGTCTCTTTAATTATCGCCCGCACCTTCTCTCATACCACCTGTGAGGAGTTGGCAAGATTTGCCAAAATTCCGGTAATTAATGCCCTTTCCGATTTGGAACATCCCTGCCAAGTTCTGGGTGATTTTTTAACCATCTATGAGATAAAAAAGAAGAGATTGAATAAGGTAAAGATTGGCTGGCTTGGCGATGGGAATAACGTCTGCCATTCCCTAATTCTGGGTGCGGCAATTTTGGGTTGTGATTTGATTGTGGGAACACCTCGGGGTTATGAACCAAACGAGAAGGTTTTAGCGGAGGCGAAAGGTTTCGCCCTAAAAAGTGGGGCGGAGATTAAATTGACCAATAATCCCAAAGAGGCGGTAAGAGACCGAGAGTTTATTTACACCGATGTTTGGGCATCCATGGGTCAAGAGAATGAGGCACCAGTAAGGCGGAAGATATTTTGGGAGTTTCAGGTAAATAAAGATTTGCTCTCCTTTGCCCCACTGGAGGTGAAGGTGATGCATTGCCTACCCGCCCATCGGGGGGAGGAGATTACCGATGAGGTTTTGGATGGGCCAAATTCCATCGTTTTGCTGCAAGCGGAAAATCGGCTCCATATCCAGAGGGCAATCATCGCCTATCTCCTAAGTTGA
- a CDS encoding phosphatidate cytidylyltransferase produces MPRRLSIILLLLATAIFLTVDFLRLHLNSFKAIFIIIFGSLLRRREFHSLTGGSYLMIAASLAILIFEDRGIFMAAISFLAIGDTVAALFGLTHGRVRIFGRKTLEGAIACFLSCLLVVYVLTKLPDLSFLFLVGFWGAVTATLVETLPIEVNDNVVIPIVSGMVMQLAKIFIR; encoded by the coding sequence TTGCCGCGAAGGTTATCAATTATCTTACTTCTTTTAGCAACCGCTATCTTCTTAACAGTTGATTTCCTCCGTCTCCATCTTAACTCTTTTAAGGCAATCTTTATCATCATCTTCGGTTCCCTTTTGCGCCGCCGTGAATTTCATTCCCTTACCGGAGGGAGTTATCTTATGATTGCCGCCTCTCTGGCGATTCTCATCTTTGAGGACCGGGGGATATTTATGGCGGCGATCAGTTTTTTGGCGATTGGCGATACGGTGGCGGCACTCTTCGGTCTCACCCACGGCCGGGTGCGCATTTTTGGTCGGAAGACCTTGGAAGGAGCAATCGCCTGCTTTCTCTCTTGCCTTTTGGTGGTCTATGTTCTTACGAAACTTCCCGACCTTTCTTTCCTCTTTTTAGTTGGCTTTTGGGGGGCAGTGACCGCTACCCTGGTAGAAACTCTGCCGATTGAGGTGAATGATAATGTGGTCATCCCCATCGTTTCCGGGATGGTGATGCAACTCGCTAAAATTTTTATTCGGTAG
- the hutU gene encoding urocanate hydratase, translated as MRKEFVLDKKAIQAPRGTKIICKGWHQEAALRMLLNNLDKEVAEKPEELIVYGGTGKAARNWECLKAIVQSLINLKNDETLLIQSGKPVGIFKTFPYAPRVLIANSLLVPAWANWDYFRKLEGLGLIMYGQMTAGSWIYIGTQGIIQGTYETFAAAANKHFGGTLKGKWVLTAGMGGMSGAQPLAVTMNEGVILDVEVDPAKIERRIKQGFCDTLATNLDSALRLVEEAVKKKIPRSIGLVGNASETHPELVRRGIIPDLLTDQTSAHDELNGYVPGGMSLAEALELRKKEPREYIKRSYESMARQMEAMLEMQKKGAVAFDYGNNIRGQSFKAGVKEAFNIPGFVLEYIRPLFCEGRGPFRWVALSGEKSDIYETDELVLKLFPENESLRRWITLAREKVPFQGLPARICWLGYGERDKFGKAINRLVRKGKISAPIVIGRDHLDSGSVASPNRETEGMKDGSDAIADWPILNALLNAVSGASWVSVHHGGGVGIGNSIHAGQVIVADGSEEMDKRLERVLTNDPGLGIVRHADAGYEKAKEVAKKKGIKIPMLKEEVEG; from the coding sequence ATGCGCAAAGAGTTCGTTCTTGATAAGAAGGCAATCCAAGCACCCCGAGGGACGAAAATTATCTGTAAGGGTTGGCATCAAGAAGCAGCGCTTCGGATGCTTTTGAATAACTTAGATAAGGAGGTGGCGGAAAAACCAGAAGAGTTAATCGTTTACGGCGGAACCGGTAAGGCAGCAAGGAATTGGGAGTGTTTAAAGGCAATCGTCCAATCGCTAATCAATCTTAAAAATGATGAGACTTTATTAATTCAATCGGGAAAACCGGTGGGGATATTTAAGACCTTTCCTTATGCCCCCAGAGTTTTAATCGCCAACTCATTATTGGTTCCGGCCTGGGCAAACTGGGATTATTTTAGAAAGTTGGAAGGTTTGGGACTAATTATGTATGGTCAGATGACGGCAGGGAGTTGGATTTATATCGGTACCCAAGGGATCATTCAGGGGACTTATGAGACATTTGCCGCGGCCGCTAATAAACATTTTGGTGGGACTCTGAAAGGAAAGTGGGTTTTAACCGCGGGAATGGGAGGGATGTCTGGTGCCCAACCATTGGCGGTGACAATGAACGAAGGGGTGATCTTGGATGTGGAGGTTGACCCGGCAAAAATTGAGCGGAGGATTAAGCAAGGTTTCTGCGATACCCTAGCCACCAATTTGGATTCCGCCTTGCGGTTGGTTGAGGAGGCGGTGAAGAAGAAGATCCCCCGCTCTATTGGCTTGGTCGGTAATGCCTCAGAAACTCATCCGGAATTGGTGCGCAGGGGAATAATCCCTGATCTTTTAACGGACCAGACATCCGCTCATGACGAACTTAACGGCTATGTCCCCGGAGGGATGAGTTTAGCGGAAGCCTTAGAGTTGAGAAAGAAAGAGCCAAGGGAGTATATCAAAAGGTCTTACGAATCCATGGCTCGGCAGATGGAGGCGATGTTGGAAATGCAAAAGAAGGGAGCGGTGGCTTTTGATTACGGTAATAATATCCGGGGGCAGAGTTTTAAGGCAGGGGTGAAAGAGGCCTTCAACATCCCAGGATTTGTCTTAGAATATATTAGACCGCTCTTCTGCGAAGGGAGGGGACCATTCCGGTGGGTCGCCCTCTCCGGAGAAAAGTCGGACATTTACGAGACCGACGAGTTGGTCTTAAAACTATTCCCGGAGAATGAGTCTTTAAGAAGGTGGATCACTTTAGCCCGGGAGAAAGTTCCCTTTCAGGGTTTACCCGCCCGTATCTGTTGGCTCGGTTATGGGGAGAGGGATAAGTTTGGTAAGGCGATCAACCGTCTGGTGCGCAAAGGTAAGATTTCGGCACCGATTGTGATTGGTCGGGACCATTTAGATTCCGGTTCGGTCGCCTCTCCCAATCGGGAGACTGAAGGGATGAAGGATGGTTCCGATGCGATTGCCGATTGGCCAATCTTAAATGCCCTTTTGAATGCGGTTTCTGGTGCTTCCTGGGTCTCGGTTCACCACGGGGGCGGTGTGGGGATCGGTAATTCTATCCATGCCGGACAGGTGATTGTCGCCGATGGTAGTGAAGAGATGGATAAGAGATTGGAAAGGGTTTTGACCAATGACCCGGGATTAGGGATTGTCCGACACGCGGATGCCGGTTACGAGAAGGCAAAAGAGGTAGCAAAGAAAAAAGGGATAAAGATCCCGATGTTAAAAGAAGAAGTTGAGGGATGA
- a CDS encoding peptidyl-prolyl cis-trans isomerase: protein MRKLFLFFFFIFLLLHGEEKIEEVRRLYLTKEYDNALDILAREYETATEAERPYIQLEMGDIYLDKKRDFDKAEEIYNGILRSYPNLPETPDILYRLALLAERKEDFVTAASLYEKIATQYLRYEKRYRFPFKIERKERKPKYMDDALEAIERTFKKNYQERVAYVDGYPITQVELDERVLHSPTGGASFEEKKKELERLIEDRLLYQHALRSGYAQKEDFRKTIDDVRRRFLFSEWYNQEVVNQASVSEKEKRAYYQAHQSDYITEEQVKGREILVRDLSEAMALRAKIISESLSFDSAAKAFSLAPSKDKGGDLGWVKRKSYPKNVEKVLFKLKPKEISQPVKTQDGYLLLKVEERKEYQKKRYKEVAGEIEARLRQEKIQKGLEERLRALKEKGKLVIDTNGVKEGKETLGYVFNIPLTKTAFEERVAQIPAFFRGDLETPEGKLRFLGSFAEEYMVLYDCENKKYWLKNSVYGQLLEEEKRILINQLRKGEVSDKAVVSEEEAKKEYQSSLKDFYVPDQVKAREIVCRSKEQALAAKKMLEEKKVSFDSVVREYSVAPSKWIGGDLGYFSKDDTLKPKPVRDFAFKAKPGKISDVMKINDTTFVIIKVEEQKKAYTRPFSEVRAKIERKLKQEKEDRLYQELIAELKREAKIEILLSPEEKKEEE, encoded by the coding sequence ATGAGAAAACTATTCCTATTCTTTTTCTTTATTTTTCTCCTTCTGCACGGTGAGGAAAAGATAGAAGAAGTGAGGCGGTTATACTTAACGAAGGAATACGATAATGCCCTTGATATCTTGGCACGAGAGTACGAGACGGCAACCGAAGCGGAAAGACCCTACATCCAACTGGAAATGGGCGATATCTACCTTGATAAGAAGCGGGATTTTGATAAGGCGGAAGAGATTTACAATGGCATCCTCCGTAGCTATCCCAATCTCCCGGAGACACCGGATATCCTTTATCGCTTAGCACTTCTTGCGGAGAGGAAAGAAGACTTTGTGACGGCGGCTTCCCTTTACGAAAAGATTGCTACCCAATACCTCCGTTATGAGAAACGTTACCGCTTTCCCTTCAAGATTGAGAGGAAGGAACGAAAGCCGAAATATATGGATGACGCCTTGGAGGCGATCGAGCGGACCTTTAAGAAAAACTACCAAGAGAGGGTGGCTTATGTTGATGGTTATCCGATTACCCAGGTGGAGTTAGACGAGAGGGTGCTCCATTCACCAACCGGGGGGGCAAGTTTTGAAGAGAAGAAGAAGGAATTGGAGCGACTGATTGAAGACCGCCTCCTTTACCAACATGCCTTACGCTCCGGTTATGCGCAGAAAGAAGATTTCCGGAAAACGATTGATGATGTCCGGCGGCGTTTTCTCTTTTCGGAATGGTATAACCAGGAAGTAGTGAATCAGGCTTCGGTTTCCGAAAAGGAGAAGCGGGCTTACTACCAAGCCCATCAGAGTGATTACATCACCGAGGAACAGGTGAAAGGGAGGGAGATCTTAGTTAGAGACCTCTCGGAGGCGATGGCTCTGCGGGCAAAGATAATAAGTGAGAGTTTGTCCTTTGATTCCGCGGCGAAGGCTTTCTCTTTAGCCCCGAGTAAGGATAAAGGGGGCGATTTGGGCTGGGTAAAGAGAAAGAGCTACCCGAAAAATGTTGAGAAGGTCTTATTTAAGTTGAAGCCCAAAGAGATTTCCCAACCGGTAAAGACTCAAGATGGATACCTCTTACTTAAAGTGGAGGAGAGGAAGGAATATCAGAAGAAGAGATATAAGGAAGTGGCAGGGGAGATTGAGGCGCGATTACGCCAGGAGAAGATCCAAAAAGGGTTAGAGGAGAGATTAAGAGCGTTGAAGGAAAAGGGAAAGTTGGTAATTGATACGAATGGAGTGAAAGAGGGGAAGGAGACATTGGGTTATGTTTTTAACATTCCCTTAACCAAAACCGCTTTTGAAGAAAGGGTGGCACAGATCCCTGCTTTCTTTCGGGGTGATTTGGAAACGCCGGAGGGGAAACTTCGCTTTTTGGGAAGTTTCGCGGAGGAGTATATGGTGCTTTACGATTGCGAGAATAAAAAATACTGGTTAAAAAACTCCGTCTACGGACAACTTTTGGAGGAGGAGAAGAGGATTTTAATCAATCAACTGCGGAAAGGGGAAGTTTCGGATAAAGCGGTGGTGAGTGAAGAGGAGGCAAAGAAGGAATACCAATCTTCCTTAAAAGACTTTTACGTTCCCGATCAGGTAAAAGCGCGAGAGATTGTCTGTCGCTCAAAGGAGCAAGCGCTGGCGGCAAAAAAGATGTTGGAAGAGAAGAAGGTGAGTTTTGATTCGGTAGTGAGAGAGTATTCGGTTGCCCCCTCCAAATGGATCGGTGGGGATTTGGGTTATTTTTCAAAGGATGACACCCTAAAACCAAAACCGGTTCGGGACTTCGCTTTTAAGGCGAAACCGGGAAAGATAAGTGATGTGATGAAGATTAACGACACGACATTTGTCATAATTAAAGTGGAGGAGCAGAAAAAGGCTTATACCCGTCCCTTTTCGGAGGTGAGGGCAAAGATTGAAAGAAAGTTGAAGCAGGAGAAGGAGGATCGGCTCTACCAGGAGTTAATCGCCGAGTTAAAGAGGGAAGCAAAGATTGAAATTCTTTTAAGTCCAGAAGAGAAGAAGGAGGAGGAGTAG